A genomic stretch from Thermomonospora umbrina includes:
- a CDS encoding glycerophosphoryl diester phosphodiesterase membrane domain-containing protein translates to MSGPRAWTAPGSTVPSERPGDGTPNAGSPRAEASAPETRSGVDGGSEVGGAAHPASGAAGTAGAAEAAPDRAELLGGDIPFRPLGIAEILDGSIACIRRNPRAILGLSVLITGVIQVLNSVGGYLLLGDRAGDDLTPDPVMRSVGDQFALALLGLLVSAYGTLVLAGLLSPALSRTLFERPAPLRQVWRDTRPVFARLLGTAAVVLGVSLLGAVVPLLPFVLVLVTDGPPAVGVLAGLFGFPVGLALMVWLYVLWVLAVPAVVLERQTVRGALSRAFQLSRRRWWRTCGTLLLALLITIFMGFLALRIPFLVLQLVLFGDGTGEGPVLGALAVDTLGRIVSWSLITPFDAGVIALLYIDRRMRREGFDLDVMTRGRTAGPDALPGAESADGLDVWRPVDFPRAAAYPPLPDRPPHPFAPPVGPWGQGPPQPYPVGTPIQPPGGPHLPGGYGAQHGHRGPPPGHTPHAPQPPRAAPPNEWGGAG, encoded by the coding sequence ATGTCGGGTCCGCGGGCATGGACGGCACCCGGCTCGACCGTGCCGTCCGAACGGCCCGGCGACGGAACGCCGAACGCGGGATCACCGCGCGCCGAAGCGTCCGCACCGGAGACGCGGTCGGGTGTCGACGGAGGCTCGGAGGTGGGCGGGGCCGCCCATCCGGCCTCCGGTGCCGCAGGGACCGCGGGGGCGGCCGAGGCCGCGCCCGACCGGGCCGAACTGCTCGGTGGGGACATCCCCTTCCGGCCGCTGGGCATCGCGGAGATCCTGGACGGGTCGATCGCCTGCATCCGCCGCAACCCGCGCGCGATCCTGGGGCTGTCGGTCCTGATCACCGGCGTCATCCAGGTGCTCAACAGCGTGGGCGGCTACCTGCTGCTCGGCGACCGGGCGGGAGACGACCTGACCCCGGACCCGGTGATGCGCTCGGTCGGCGACCAGTTCGCGCTGGCGCTGCTGGGCCTGCTGGTGTCGGCGTACGGGACGCTCGTGCTGGCCGGGCTGTTGAGCCCCGCGTTGAGCAGGACGCTGTTCGAACGGCCCGCGCCGCTGCGTCAGGTGTGGCGGGACACCCGTCCGGTGTTCGCCCGGCTGCTGGGGACGGCGGCCGTGGTGCTGGGCGTCTCGTTGCTGGGCGCGGTGGTGCCGCTGCTGCCGTTCGTCCTGGTGCTCGTCACCGACGGGCCGCCGGCGGTCGGGGTGCTGGCGGGGCTGTTCGGCTTCCCGGTGGGGCTGGCGCTGATGGTCTGGCTCTACGTGCTGTGGGTCCTCGCGGTGCCGGCCGTGGTGCTGGAACGGCAGACGGTGCGCGGGGCGCTGAGCCGCGCCTTCCAGTTGTCGCGTCGACGCTGGTGGCGGACCTGCGGCACGCTGCTGCTGGCGCTGCTGATCACGATCTTCATGGGGTTCCTGGCGCTGCGGATCCCGTTCCTGGTGCTGCAGCTCGTCCTGTTCGGGGACGGCACCGGCGAGGGGCCCGTGCTGGGGGCTCTGGCCGTCGACACGCTCGGCCGCATCGTGAGCTGGTCGCTGATCACCCCGTTCGACGCCGGCGTGATCGCCCTGCTGTACATCGACCGCCGGATGCGTCGCGAGGGCTTCGACCTGGACGTCATGACGCGGGGCCGCACCGCCGGGCCGGACGCCCTGCCCGGCGCCGAGTCCGCCGATGGGCTGGACGTCTGGCGTCCCGTGGACTTCCCGAGGGCGGCCGCCTATCCGCCGCTCCCGGACCGGCCCCCTCATCCCTTCGCTCCGCCCGTGGGCCCGTGGGGTCAAGGCCCCCCGCAGCCTTACCCGGTGGGCACTCCGATCCAGCCTCCGGGCGGGCCTCATCTCCCCGGCGGATACGGCGCACAGCACGGCCACAGGGGCCCGCCCCCCGGCCATACGCCGCACGCGCCGCAGCCACCGCGGGCCGCCCCGCCGAACGAGTGGGGTGGGGCGGGCTGA
- the mtrA gene encoding MtrAB system response regulator MtrA — MRGRVLVVDDDLALAEMLGIVLRGEGFEPSFVHDGDKALEAFRETRPDLVLLDLMLPGADGIDVCRQIRAESGIPIVMLTAKSDTVDVVLGLESGADDYIVKPFKPKELVARVRARLRRTDEPAPETLQIGDITIDVAGHSVKRGDKHIPLTPLEFDLLVALARKPRQVFTREVLLEQVWGYRHAADTRLVNVHVQRLRAKIEKDPEHPEIVVTVRGVGYKAGPA, encoded by the coding sequence ATGAGAGGACGCGTACTGGTCGTCGACGACGACCTCGCTCTCGCCGAGATGCTCGGCATCGTCCTGCGGGGCGAGGGCTTCGAGCCGTCGTTCGTCCACGATGGGGACAAGGCGCTCGAGGCGTTCCGGGAGACCCGGCCCGATCTCGTGCTGCTCGACCTGATGCTGCCCGGCGCGGACGGGATCGACGTGTGCCGCCAGATCCGGGCCGAGTCCGGCATCCCGATCGTGATGCTCACCGCCAAGAGCGACACGGTGGACGTGGTGCTGGGGCTCGAGTCGGGCGCCGACGACTACATCGTCAAGCCCTTCAAGCCCAAGGAGCTGGTCGCGCGGGTGCGGGCGAGACTGCGCCGCACCGACGAGCCGGCCCCCGAGACGCTGCAGATCGGCGACATCACGATCGACGTGGCGGGGCACTCGGTCAAGCGCGGCGACAAGCACATCCCGCTGACCCCGCTGGAGTTCGACCTGCTGGTGGCGCTGGCCCGCAAGCCGCGCCAGGTGTTCACCCGCGAGGTCCTGCTCGAGCAGGTCTGGGGCTATCGGCACGCCGCCGACACCCGGCTGGTGAACGTCCACGTGCAGCGGCTCCGGGCCAAGATCGAAAAGGATCCCGAGCACCCGGAGATCGTGGTCACCGTCCGCGGCGTCGGCTACAAGGCGGGTCCCGCCTAG